A region of Streptomyces sp. WMMC500 DNA encodes the following proteins:
- a CDS encoding SIS domain-containing protein, protein MTAAQPGLIMAGEMAEQPEALRRVLAHGAPEIRGVAEAIAARSPRFVLLTARGTSDNAALYAKYLLEIRLGLPCGLTSMSTTTAYEAKQDLTDVLVITVSQSGGSPDLVASTKAAREAGALTLAVTNNPDSPLAGVSEYHIDVQAGPEKALPATKTYTASLLALYLFVEGMRGGRGEAAAVLPELAEQILARQDEVKALAQRYRFAERMVLTSRGFGYPTAKEAALKLMETSYIPALSYSGADLLHGPLAMVDNVSPVIAIVTDGRGGQALQPVLDRLRDRGADLVVVGPQAQVDAAAGGFALPTAGVAEEVQPILEILPLQLLAYEVTIARGQDPDAPRSLAKVTETR, encoded by the coding sequence ATGACTGCCGCCCAGCCGGGCCTGATCATGGCCGGCGAGATGGCCGAACAGCCCGAGGCCCTGCGCCGCGTCCTGGCGCACGGCGCCCCGGAGATCCGCGGGGTCGCCGAGGCCATCGCGGCCCGGTCGCCGCGCTTCGTCCTGCTGACGGCGCGCGGCACGTCGGACAACGCCGCGCTGTACGCCAAGTACCTGCTGGAGATCCGGCTCGGGCTGCCGTGCGGGCTGACCTCGATGTCCACCACCACGGCGTACGAGGCCAAGCAGGACCTCACCGACGTGCTGGTGATCACCGTCAGCCAGTCCGGCGGCTCGCCCGACCTCGTCGCCTCCACCAAGGCCGCCCGCGAGGCCGGCGCCCTCACGCTGGCGGTGACCAACAACCCGGACTCCCCGCTGGCCGGCGTCAGCGAGTACCACATCGACGTCCAGGCGGGCCCGGAGAAGGCCCTGCCGGCGACCAAGACGTACACCGCCTCGCTGCTCGCGCTGTACCTCTTCGTCGAGGGCATGCGCGGCGGGCGCGGCGAGGCGGCGGCGGTGCTGCCGGAACTGGCCGAGCAGATCCTCGCCCGGCAGGACGAGGTGAAGGCCCTGGCGCAGCGCTACCGCTTCGCCGAGCGGATGGTCCTCACCTCGCGCGGCTTCGGCTATCCGACGGCCAAGGAGGCCGCGCTGAAGCTGATGGAGACGTCGTACATCCCGGCGCTCTCCTACTCCGGCGCCGACCTGCTGCACGGCCCGCTGGCCATGGTCGACAACGTCTCGCCGGTCATCGCCATCGTCACCGACGGCCGCGGCGGCCAGGCGCTGCAGCCGGTGCTCGACCGGCTGCGCGACCGCGGCGCGGACCTCGTCGTCGTCGGCCCTCAGGCGCAGGTCGACGCCGCCGCGGGGGGCTTCGCGCTGCCCACGGCGGGGGTGGCGGAGGAGGTGCAGCCGATCCTGGAGATCCTGCCGCTGCAACTGCTCGCCTACGAGGTCACCATCGCCCGCGGCCAGGACCCGGACGCCCCGCGTTCGCTGGCGAAGGTCACGGAGACCCGCTGA
- a CDS encoding glycoside hydrolase family 3 N-terminal domain-containing protein produces the protein MTTLAGSTDTLTRDALAVLQPSFLGTEPPDWVLRRLDEGLTGVGLFGRNVENPEQVARLTARLRAARPDVLVAMDEEGGDVTRLEVRTGSSFPGNLALGAVDDPGLTRAVARELGRRLAEVGVNLDWAPSADVNSNPDNPVIGARSFGADPALVARHTAAYIEGLQDAGVSACAKHFPGHGDTNVDSHHAMPRIDVPVDVLRERELVPFRAAVAAGTKAVMSAHILLPALRTDLPATVSPAVLTGLLRAPVADGGLGFTGLIITDALEMRAIAATYGIEGGAVRAVAAGADAMCIGARGDEEIVLRTRDALVAAVRAGDLPEERLADAAARVRALAAWSAETASGAVEGIAPDPGVGQAAARRALRVTGAAGYEPPAGPVYVAGFTPVASIAVGQETPWGVGAELERELPGTESAVFDGSALGAEGGASGDAASREGLSALTANVLAAAGDRRIVAVVRDVHRHPWMADALDALLAARPDTVVVEMGVPQAPPRGAPHIATHGAARVCGRAAAEVITGKGAGA, from the coding sequence ATGACGACACTCGCAGGGAGCACCGACACCCTGACCCGGGACGCCCTCGCCGTACTGCAGCCGAGCTTCCTGGGCACCGAGCCCCCGGACTGGGTGCTGCGCCGCCTCGACGAGGGCCTGACCGGCGTCGGGCTCTTCGGCCGCAACGTCGAGAACCCCGAGCAGGTCGCCCGGCTCACCGCGCGGCTGCGCGCCGCCCGGCCCGACGTGCTGGTGGCGATGGACGAGGAGGGCGGCGACGTCACCCGCCTCGAAGTGCGCACCGGCTCCTCGTTCCCCGGCAACCTCGCCCTCGGCGCCGTCGACGACCCCGGGCTGACCCGGGCCGTCGCCCGGGAGCTGGGCCGCCGCCTCGCCGAGGTCGGCGTCAACCTCGACTGGGCGCCGTCCGCCGACGTCAACTCCAACCCCGACAACCCCGTCATCGGCGCGCGCTCCTTCGGCGCCGACCCCGCGCTCGTCGCCCGGCACACCGCCGCGTACATCGAGGGCCTCCAGGACGCGGGCGTCAGCGCCTGCGCGAAGCACTTCCCCGGCCACGGCGACACCAACGTCGACTCGCACCACGCGATGCCGCGCATCGACGTCCCCGTCGACGTGCTGCGCGAGCGCGAACTGGTGCCGTTCCGGGCCGCGGTCGCGGCCGGCACCAAGGCCGTGATGAGCGCGCACATCCTGCTGCCCGCCCTGCGTACCGACCTGCCCGCCACCGTCAGCCCCGCGGTGCTCACCGGCCTGCTGCGCGCCCCCGTCGCCGACGGCGGGCTCGGCTTCACCGGACTGATCATCACGGACGCCCTGGAGATGCGGGCCATCGCCGCGACGTACGGCATCGAGGGCGGTGCGGTACGGGCCGTCGCGGCCGGCGCCGACGCGATGTGCATCGGCGCCCGCGGGGACGAGGAGATCGTGCTGCGCACCCGCGACGCCCTGGTGGCGGCGGTGCGCGCCGGGGACCTGCCCGAGGAGCGGCTCGCGGACGCCGCCGCCCGGGTACGGGCGCTGGCGGCCTGGTCGGCGGAGACGGCGTCCGGCGCGGTGGAGGGGATCGCGCCGGACCCCGGTGTCGGCCAGGCCGCGGCGCGCCGGGCGCTGCGCGTCACGGGCGCCGCGGGCTACGAGCCGCCGGCCGGCCCGGTGTACGTCGCGGGGTTCACGCCGGTGGCCAGCATCGCGGTGGGGCAGGAGACCCCGTGGGGCGTCGGCGCGGAGCTGGAGCGCGAGCTGCCCGGCACCGAGTCCGCGGTCTTCGACGGCTCGGCCCTGGGCGCCGAGGGCGGCGCGAGCGGGGACGCGGCGAGCCGGGAGGGTTTGTCGGCGCTGACCGCAAATGTGCTCGCGGCGGCCGGTGATCGTAGGATCGTCGCAGTGGTACGCGACGTCCACCGCCACCCCTGGATGGCGGACGCGCTCGACGCCCTGCTCGCCGCCCGTCCCGACACCGTCGTGGTGGAGATGGGCGTGCCGCAGGCGCCGCCGCGCGGGGCGCCGCACATCGCGACCCACGGTGCCGCCCGCGTCTGCGGACGCGCCGCCGCGGAGGTCATCACCGGCAAGGGCGCCGGGGCCTGA
- a CDS encoding carbohydrate ABC transporter permease — MRRSFIGRFWPNATAMVLFVIFLFPVYWMFATSFKPTGDIISEDPVWFPLDPTFEHYRTAFDADNFWNFWKNSLTVTLLAVGFSLLIALLASFAIARMRFRGRTGIILVFMFAQMAPWEVMVISVYMLVRDADMLNSLVPLTLFYTVMVLPLTLLTLRTYVAAVPKDLEEAAMVDGASRTQAFRKVIFPLLAPGLMATSLFGFITAWNEFPMVLVLNKEAEAQTLPLWLSQFQTNFGDDWGATMAAASLFSLPILLLFLYLQRKVTSGLTTGAVKG; from the coding sequence GTGAGGCGCTCGTTCATCGGCCGCTTCTGGCCCAACGCGACGGCCATGGTGCTGTTCGTCATCTTCCTCTTCCCCGTGTACTGGATGTTCGCCACGTCCTTCAAGCCGACCGGCGACATCATCAGCGAGGACCCGGTCTGGTTCCCCCTGGACCCCACCTTCGAGCACTACCGCACGGCCTTCGACGCCGACAACTTCTGGAACTTCTGGAAGAACTCGCTCACGGTGACCCTGCTGGCGGTCGGCTTCTCGCTGCTCATCGCGCTGCTGGCGTCGTTCGCCATCGCGCGGATGCGCTTCCGCGGCCGTACCGGCATCATCCTGGTGTTCATGTTCGCGCAGATGGCCCCCTGGGAGGTCATGGTCATCTCCGTGTACATGCTGGTGCGCGACGCCGACATGCTGAACAGCCTCGTGCCACTCACGCTCTTCTACACCGTGATGGTGCTGCCGCTGACCCTCCTGACCCTGCGCACCTACGTGGCCGCGGTGCCCAAGGACCTGGAGGAGGCGGCCATGGTCGACGGCGCCAGCCGCACCCAGGCGTTCCGCAAGGTGATCTTCCCGCTGCTGGCGCCGGGCCTGATGGCCACCTCGCTCTTCGGCTTCATCACCGCCTGGAACGAGTTCCCGATGGTGCTGGTCCTCAACAAGGAGGCCGAGGCGCAGACCCTGCCGCTGTGGCTGTCGCAGTTCCAGACCAACTTCGGCGACGACTGGGGCGCCACCATGGCCGCCGCGTCGCTGTTCTCCCTGCCCATCCTGCTGCTCTTCCTGTACCTGCAGCGCAAGGTCACCTCCGGCCTCACCACCGGGGCCGTGAAGGGCTGA
- a CDS encoding sugar ABC transporter permease, giving the protein MTVQIPRPAAEKVKGRTRTPQPPPPGRHRKSQGTSGTLPYLLLLPALAITAVLLGYPLVKNGILSFQQLGMKELIQHLTVWNGFDNYTDVLGGEDFWRVTLRTVVFTSINVTLIMVLGTLVGLLLARLGRKMRLTLLMALVLAWAMPIIAATTVYQWLFAERYGVVNWILDKLGWHSMADYSWTSSQFSTFFVITVMLVWTSIPFVAINLYAATTTIAKELYEAAGLDGAGAWRTFTSVTLPFIKPFLIATTFLEIIWIFKAFPHVYAINGGGPDRLTETLPVYAFVEGVGNQHYGMGAAISVLTILVLMGLTSYYIRMALKQEREDS; this is encoded by the coding sequence ATGACTGTGCAGATACCGAGGCCGGCCGCCGAGAAGGTCAAAGGCCGCACCCGTACGCCACAACCCCCACCGCCGGGACGCCACCGCAAGTCCCAGGGAACGTCCGGCACCCTCCCGTACCTGCTGCTGCTGCCCGCGCTGGCGATCACCGCGGTGCTGCTGGGCTATCCGCTGGTGAAGAACGGCATCCTGTCGTTCCAGCAGCTCGGCATGAAGGAGCTGATCCAGCACCTCACGGTCTGGAACGGCTTCGACAACTACACCGACGTCCTCGGCGGCGAGGACTTCTGGCGCGTCACGCTCCGGACGGTGGTCTTCACCTCCATCAACGTGACGCTCATCATGGTGCTGGGCACCCTGGTCGGGCTGCTGCTCGCCCGGCTCGGCCGCAAGATGCGGCTCACCCTGCTGATGGCGCTCGTGCTCGCCTGGGCGATGCCCATCATCGCGGCCACCACCGTCTACCAGTGGCTGTTCGCCGAGCGCTACGGCGTCGTCAACTGGATCCTGGACAAGCTCGGCTGGCACTCCATGGCCGACTACTCCTGGACCAGCAGCCAGTTCTCCACCTTCTTCGTGATCACGGTGATGCTCGTCTGGACGTCGATCCCGTTCGTGGCGATCAACCTCTACGCCGCCACGACGACGATCGCCAAGGAGCTGTACGAGGCCGCGGGGCTCGACGGCGCCGGCGCCTGGCGCACGTTCACCTCGGTGACCCTGCCCTTCATCAAGCCGTTCCTCATCGCGACCACGTTCCTGGAGATCATCTGGATCTTCAAGGCGTTCCCGCACGTCTACGCGATCAACGGCGGCGGTCCCGACCGGCTCACCGAGACGCTCCCCGTCTACGCCTTCGTCGAGGGCGTCGGCAACCAGCACTACGGCATGGGCGCGGCGATCTCCGTGCTCACGATCCTGGTGCTGATGGGGCTGACGTCGTACTACATCCGCATGGCCCTGAAGCAGGAGAGGGAAGACTCGTGA
- a CDS encoding extracellular solute-binding protein, with the protein MKRTAVAVLAAAGLVASLAACGSDDDGGDGDKGGGPGSFKGETLTFWAMDGSTPDDWLKDVQAEFEKKTGAKLEYKVQQWNGIQQKLTTALSEESPPDVIEVGNTQTPAYAATGGLADLTELKDEIGTEWTESLNESSVYEGAQYAVPWFFANRVVMYNKSIFKEAGVTEIPKTRDDLFAAFDKIEKNTDAEPIYMPGQNWYFFDGLLIGQDAELVKQDGDKWVSNLADPKVGQAMEIYKQYADYSTAPKDKDEATPQQGEVFGKGETGAIIGMGWESGIAIEASKDKNFEKEIGYFTIPGETADTPESVFLGGSNLAVAAGSDKQELAQEFLKIVLSDKHEGALAAANGVIPNKESLLSKLEGNEAAEAAAPAAAVGGTTPLIPEWGAVENTPNPIKSYMTAFLNGDSHEEAAASVESDLNERLAQE; encoded by the coding sequence GTGAAGCGCACGGCGGTAGCGGTGCTGGCGGCGGCTGGCCTGGTGGCAAGCCTCGCCGCCTGCGGTTCTGACGATGATGGCGGAGACGGCGACAAGGGCGGTGGCCCCGGGTCGTTCAAGGGCGAGACGCTCACCTTCTGGGCCATGGACGGCTCCACACCGGACGACTGGCTGAAGGACGTCCAGGCCGAATTCGAGAAGAAGACGGGCGCGAAGCTCGAATACAAGGTGCAGCAGTGGAACGGCATTCAGCAGAAGCTGACCACCGCGCTGTCCGAGGAGAGCCCGCCCGACGTGATCGAGGTCGGCAACACCCAGACGCCCGCCTACGCGGCGACCGGCGGTCTGGCCGACCTGACCGAGCTGAAGGACGAGATCGGCACCGAGTGGACCGAGTCCCTCAACGAGTCGTCGGTCTACGAGGGCGCGCAGTACGCCGTGCCGTGGTTCTTCGCCAACCGCGTCGTGATGTACAACAAGTCGATCTTCAAGGAAGCCGGCGTCACGGAGATCCCCAAGACCCGTGACGACCTCTTCGCCGCGTTCGACAAGATCGAGAAGAACACCGACGCCGAGCCGATCTACATGCCCGGCCAGAACTGGTACTTCTTCGACGGCCTGCTCATCGGCCAGGACGCCGAGCTGGTGAAGCAGGACGGCGACAAGTGGGTCTCCAACCTCGCCGACCCCAAGGTCGGCCAGGCCATGGAGATCTACAAGCAGTACGCCGACTACTCCACCGCGCCCAAGGACAAGGACGAGGCCACCCCGCAGCAGGGCGAGGTCTTCGGCAAGGGCGAGACCGGCGCGATCATCGGCATGGGCTGGGAGTCCGGCATCGCGATCGAGGCCAGCAAGGACAAGAACTTCGAGAAGGAGATCGGCTACTTCACCATCCCCGGTGAGACCGCCGACACCCCCGAGAGCGTCTTCCTCGGCGGCTCCAACCTGGCCGTCGCCGCGGGCAGCGACAAGCAGGAACTCGCCCAGGAGTTCCTGAAGATCGTGCTCTCCGACAAGCACGAGGGCGCCCTCGCGGCCGCCAACGGCGTGATCCCCAACAAGGAATCGCTGCTGTCGAAGCTGGAGGGCAACGAGGCGGCCGAGGCCGCGGCGCCCGCCGCCGCCGTCGGCGGCACCACGCCGCTCATCCCGGAGTGGGGCGCGGTGGAGAACACCCCCAACCCCATCAAGTCCTACATGACCGCCTTCCTCAACGGTGACTCCCACGAGGAAGCGGCCGCGTCGGTCGAGAGCGATCTGAACGAGCGCCTGGCGCAGGAGTAA
- a CDS encoding GntR family transcriptional regulator, which translates to MRTNAGPAEGTSAATVPAADEPGRAGGSTGRTTRVPKYYRLKRHLLEMTETLPPGTPVPPERTLASEFDTSRTTVRQALQELVVEGRLERIQGKGTFVAKPKVSQALQLTSYTEDMRAQGLEPTSQLLDIGYVTAGDQLAERLDITPGGRVLRIERLRLANGEPMAIETTHLSAKRFPALRRSLVKHSSLYTALAEVYDVHLAEAEETIETSLATPREAGLLGTDTGLPMLMLSRHSLDTHGEPVEWVRSVYRGDRYKFVARLRRPVG; encoded by the coding sequence ATGAGGACGAACGCCGGACCGGCCGAGGGAACGTCGGCTGCGACGGTACCGGCAGCCGACGAGCCGGGACGCGCCGGGGGGAGCACCGGGCGGACCACCCGCGTGCCCAAGTACTACCGGCTCAAGCGGCACTTGCTGGAGATGACCGAGACCCTGCCCCCCGGCACCCCGGTGCCGCCGGAGCGCACGCTCGCCTCCGAGTTCGACACGTCCCGTACGACCGTGCGCCAAGCACTGCAGGAGCTGGTCGTGGAGGGGCGGCTGGAGCGGATCCAGGGCAAGGGCACGTTCGTGGCCAAGCCCAAGGTCTCGCAGGCCCTCCAACTGACCTCATACACCGAGGACATGCGCGCCCAGGGCCTCGAACCCACCTCGCAGCTCCTGGACATCGGCTACGTCACCGCCGGCGACCAGCTCGCCGAGCGGCTCGACATCACCCCCGGCGGGCGCGTGCTGCGGATCGAGCGGCTGCGCCTGGCCAACGGCGAGCCGATGGCCATCGAGACCACCCACCTGTCGGCGAAGCGCTTCCCCGCGCTGCGCCGCAGCCTCGTCAAGCACTCCTCCCTCTACACCGCGCTCGCCGAGGTCTACGACGTCCACCTCGCCGAGGCCGAGGAGACCATCGAGACGTCGCTCGCCACCCCCCGCGAGGCGGGCCTGCTGGGCACGGACACCGGCCTGCCGATGCTGATGCTCTCGCGCCACTCCCTCGACACGCACGGCGAGCCGGTGGAGTGGGTCCGCTCGGTCTACCGCGGCGACCGCTACAAGTTCGTCGCCCGCCTGCGCCGCCCCGTGGGCTGA
- a CDS encoding carbon starvation CstA family protein — protein MTVQAPPDAPRKPRPEPKSVILWTAVALVGALGWTVLALSRGEEVSAAWMVAAALGSYAIGYRFYSKFIAYRVLKADKTRATPAERLDNGIDFQPTDRRVLFGHHFAAISGAGPLVGPVLAAQMGYLPGTIWIVAGVIFAGAVQDMVVLFFSTRRNGRSLGQMAREEIGPVGGAAALIAVFAIMIILLAVLALVVVNALAESPWGTFSIGMTIPIALFMGFYLRVFRPGRVAEVSLIGVALLMLALVAGRWVAESSLADTFTLSKESLVIWMVIYAFIASVLPVWMLLAPRDYLSTFMKLGTIAMLFIGVIVAAPTLKMEGVTDFAGEGTGPVFAGSLFPFVFITIACGALSGFHSLISSGTTPKMVQKETQVRMIGYGSMLMESSVAIVAMIAACVLDPGLYFAMNSAPTVIGDTAQSASQAIQGFGYEITPAALQAAADSVEESTLLSRTGGAPTFALGVSEIFSNVTGDSLKAFWYHFAIMFEALFILTALDAGTRVGRFMLQDTLGNIYKPLKRVSWWPGLIATSAVVVGLWGYFLWVGVNDPLGGINQLFPLFGITNQLLGAVALTICTTLLIKSGRLKWAWVTGIPLLWVAVVTLTASWQKVFSEDPRVGFFEQGSVYREARDQGEVLPPATNMDEMDTVVTNTTVDGVLSAVFALLVVVVILDAARVCVKSLRNPESVVSNEEPYHESSYIAPAQLIATKEEKEELAAAGLGSGGGFRPGTGPGGDGAGGGGGSRDGGGS, from the coding sequence ATGACTGTGCAAGCACCCCCGGACGCGCCGCGAAAGCCGCGTCCGGAACCGAAGAGCGTGATCCTCTGGACCGCCGTCGCCCTGGTGGGCGCGCTCGGCTGGACCGTGCTGGCGCTCTCCCGGGGCGAGGAGGTCTCCGCGGCCTGGATGGTCGCCGCGGCCCTCGGCTCGTACGCCATCGGCTACCGCTTCTACTCGAAGTTCATCGCCTACCGCGTGCTCAAGGCCGACAAGACCCGGGCCACCCCCGCCGAACGGCTCGACAACGGCATCGACTTCCAGCCGACCGACCGGCGGGTGCTCTTCGGCCACCACTTCGCCGCGATCTCCGGCGCCGGCCCGCTGGTCGGCCCGGTGCTGGCGGCGCAGATGGGCTACCTGCCGGGCACGATCTGGATCGTCGCGGGCGTGATCTTCGCGGGCGCGGTCCAGGACATGGTGGTGCTGTTCTTCTCCACCCGCCGCAACGGCCGTTCGCTCGGCCAGATGGCGCGCGAGGAGATCGGCCCGGTGGGCGGTGCCGCCGCGCTGATCGCCGTCTTCGCGATCATGATCATCCTGCTGGCGGTGCTGGCACTGGTCGTCGTCAACGCACTGGCGGAGTCGCCCTGGGGCACCTTCTCCATCGGCATGACGATCCCGATCGCCCTGTTCATGGGCTTCTACCTGCGGGTGTTCCGGCCGGGCCGGGTCGCCGAGGTGTCGCTGATCGGGGTTGCGCTGCTGATGCTCGCGCTGGTCGCGGGGCGCTGGGTGGCCGAGTCCTCGCTTGCGGACACGTTCACGCTGAGCAAGGAGTCGCTGGTCATCTGGATGGTGATCTACGCCTTCATCGCCTCGGTGCTGCCGGTGTGGATGCTGCTCGCGCCGCGCGACTACCTGTCGACGTTCATGAAACTCGGCACCATCGCGATGCTGTTCATCGGCGTGATCGTGGCCGCGCCGACACTGAAGATGGAGGGCGTCACCGACTTCGCCGGCGAGGGCACGGGGCCGGTCTTCGCCGGCTCGCTGTTCCCGTTCGTCTTCATCACCATCGCCTGCGGCGCCCTGTCCGGCTTCCACTCCCTCATCTCGTCCGGCACCACGCCGAAGATGGTGCAGAAGGAGACGCAGGTACGGATGATCGGCTACGGCTCCATGCTGATGGAGTCGTCGGTCGCCATCGTGGCGATGATCGCCGCCTGCGTGCTGGACCCCGGGCTGTACTTCGCGATGAACTCGGCGCCCACGGTGATCGGCGACACCGCGCAGTCGGCGTCGCAGGCGATCCAGGGCTTCGGGTACGAGATCACGCCCGCGGCCCTGCAGGCGGCGGCCGACTCCGTCGAGGAGTCGACGCTGCTGTCCCGTACCGGCGGCGCGCCGACGTTCGCCCTGGGCGTCTCGGAGATCTTCTCCAACGTGACCGGGGACAGCCTCAAGGCGTTCTGGTACCACTTCGCGATCATGTTTGAGGCGCTGTTCATCCTGACCGCGCTGGACGCGGGCACCCGGGTGGGCCGCTTCATGCTGCAGGACACCCTCGGCAACATCTACAAGCCGCTCAAGCGCGTGAGCTGGTGGCCGGGGCTCATCGCCACCAGCGCGGTGGTCGTGGGCCTGTGGGGCTACTTCCTGTGGGTCGGCGTGAACGACCCCCTCGGCGGCATCAACCAGCTCTTCCCGCTCTTCGGCATCACCAACCAGTTGCTCGGCGCGGTGGCGCTGACGATCTGTACCACCCTGCTGATCAAGTCGGGGCGGCTGAAGTGGGCCTGGGTGACGGGCATCCCGCTGCTCTGGGTCGCGGTGGTCACGCTCACGGCGAGCTGGCAGAAGGTGTTCTCCGAAGACCCTCGCGTGGGCTTCTTCGAGCAGGGCTCCGTCTACCGGGAGGCCAGGGACCAAGGCGAGGTGCTGCCACCCGCGACCAACATGGACGAAATGGACACCGTGGTGACGAACACGACGGTCGACGGGGTGCTGTCCGCGGTCTTCGCGCTGCTGGTGGTCGTCGTGATCCTGGACGCGGCCCGGGTGTGCGTGAAGTCGCTGCGCAACCCGGAGTCGGTGGTCAGCAACGAGGAGCCGTACCACGAGTCGTCGTACATCGCTCCGGCGCAACTGATCGCGACCAAGGAGGAGAAGGAGGAGCTGGCCGCGGCCGGGCTGGGCAGCGGCGGCGGCTTCAGGCCGGGCACCGGACCGGGCGGCGACGGTGCCGGTGGTGGCGGCGGTTCGCGGGACGGAGGTGGCTCGTGA
- a CDS encoding YbdD/YjiX family protein translates to MTATAALAAAGRKVWWYVREVIGDTAYERYVEHLRGHDPEARVPSRREFERMRTDAGDDPRKGFRCC, encoded by the coding sequence GTGACGGCGACGGCGGCGCTGGCGGCGGCGGGGCGCAAGGTCTGGTGGTACGTCCGCGAGGTGATCGGCGACACGGCGTACGAGCGCTACGTGGAGCATCTGCGCGGCCACGATCCGGAGGCTCGGGTGCCCAGCCGGCGCGAGTTCGAGCGGATGCGCACCGACGCGGGCGACGACCCGCGCAAGGGCTTCCGCTGCTGCTGA
- a CDS encoding GNAT family N-acetyltransferase, translated as MDFTVRPVRPEEYERAGELVAGAYLADGLLTFGEDDGYVHELRDVRRRATAERAEVLVAVDGDGRAEGGRLLGSVTFVTAGSPFAELSGAGEGEFRMLAVAREARGRGVGEALVRACLDRARELGARRMVLSSTPDMAPAHRLYGRLGFVRTPERDWYPLPDLPLWAFVADL; from the coding sequence ATGGACTTCACGGTGCGGCCGGTGCGGCCGGAGGAGTACGAGCGGGCGGGCGAGCTGGTCGCAGGGGCGTATCTGGCGGACGGGCTGCTGACGTTCGGCGAGGACGACGGGTATGTGCACGAGCTGCGCGACGTGCGCCGCCGGGCCACGGCCGAGCGCGCGGAGGTGCTGGTCGCGGTCGACGGCGACGGCCGGGCGGAGGGCGGGCGGCTGCTGGGCAGTGTGACATTCGTGACCGCGGGGTCGCCGTTCGCGGAGCTGAGCGGAGCCGGAGAGGGCGAGTTCCGGATGCTGGCGGTGGCCCGGGAGGCGCGCGGCCGGGGCGTGGGCGAGGCGCTCGTCCGGGCCTGTCTGGACCGCGCCCGGGAGCTGGGCGCGCGCCGGATGGTGCTGTCCAGCACCCCGGACATGGCCCCGGCCCACCGGCTGTACGGGCGGCTGGGGTTCGTCCGCACCCCCGAGCGTGACTGGTACCCGCTGCCCGATCTGCCGCTCTGGGCCTTCGTCGCGGACCTCTGA